One stretch of Nocardia mangyaensis DNA includes these proteins:
- a CDS encoding BlaI/MecI/CopY family transcriptional regulator encodes MRSRSAVRGFGDLEAVLMDRIWDRDVDTTTVRELFDELAAEREIAYTTVMSTMDNLHRKGWLAREREGRAYRYWPTVTREEHSARLMHEALGVGGRSDLVLSHFVDRISADEFAGLRAALRRVATRRSEEN; translated from the coding sequence ATGAGGAGTCGGTCGGCGGTGCGTGGTTTCGGGGATCTCGAGGCAGTGCTGATGGATCGGATCTGGGATCGAGACGTCGACACGACCACGGTCCGCGAACTGTTCGACGAGCTCGCCGCCGAACGCGAGATCGCCTACACGACGGTCATGTCGACCATGGACAACCTGCACCGCAAGGGCTGGCTGGCCAGGGAACGCGAAGGGCGCGCCTACCGCTACTGGCCGACTGTCACCCGCGAGGAGCACAGCGCCCGGCTCATGCACGAGGCGCTCGGCGTGGGTGGCCGCTCCGACCTGGTGCTGAGTCACTTCGTCGACCGGATCAGCGCCGACGAGTTCGCGGGCCTGCGCGCGGCGCTGCGCCGGGTCGCCACGCGGCGCAGCGAGGAGAACTAG